In Parus major isolate Abel chromosome 3, Parus_major1.1, whole genome shotgun sequence, the following are encoded in one genomic region:
- the PLEKHH2 gene encoding pleckstrin homology domain-containing family H member 2 isoform X5, with product MKTVQSKLQEATGKKSVTSTQKPGECQRLSSLTFGCFSNRARSPQPSPKHEETSKVSLKESDYPEGKNKPEKDVLETTFAGPVHETNKGQKSLQQSSSEQNKNVRASCSSKDIDSDMSKNSCTTGSDWSSDEDGGDNKRLKSRCASTLSSHTSEKNARYSRVESEMYLTASDDSSSLFEEEGFDVKRTQQKKLYSWQQGSQRKGLSNLGGKCNSDFTRKKKDQDSSSDELNKKFQSQRLDYSSSSSETNTPSPILTPALTPKHPILATSAGSQCTTPSNFPSNLPHPKLRTPNVFSLNSVLAKKHLSQPQLSSDRMFGRNRNAISMIRPWRPQETDIDLVDGEETDILEKMEIGCDEGVFTYDCTEAQDAEAQELCDTMKKGTSNKPPTPPLHRFPSWESRIYAVAKSGLRMSEAFNMESLNKSAVSLTSCSVSGLYTSLIYKNMTTPVYTTLKGKATQISNSPFLDESSGSEEEDSSRSSSRTSESDSRSRSGPGSPRAMKRGASLSSVTSESDYAIPPDAYSVDTDYSEPEQKLLKTSSSSSDNGKNEPLEKSGYLLKMGGKVKTWKRRWFVLKGGELLYYKSPSDVIRKPQGQIELNASSHIERGDGKQTIQLTTEKRTYYLTADSPNILEEWIKVLQNVLKIQAASPLFVQSEIKPTMKGLLTKVKHGYSKRVWCTLVGKILYYFRNQEDKFPLGQIKIFEAKVDEVDRSCDSDEDYEASGRSLLSTHYTVVIHPKDQGPTYLLIGSKHEKDTWLYHLTVAAGSTSVNVGSEFEQLLCKLLNVEGDATSQIWRHPTFCHSKEGITSPLTTLPSEALQTEAIKLFKTCQLFINAAVDSPAIDYHVSLAQSALQICLTHPELQNEICCQLIKQTRRRHPQNQAGPIQGLQLLALCVGLFLPQHPFLWLLKLHLKKNADSRTEFGKYAIYCQRCVERTQQNGDREARPSRMEILSTLLRNPYHHSLPFSIPVHFMNGIYQVVGFDASTTVEEFLNTLNQDTGMRKPAQSGFALFSDDPSGKDIEHCLQGNIKICDIISKWEQASKEQHPGKCEGTRTVRLTYKNRLYFSVQVHGETDREKLLLVYQTNDQIVNGLFPVNKELAMELTALLAQVEIGDFERPFSTPAGQVTSQSKSNQTLKQVLERFYPKRYKQGCSEEQLRQLCQRLSTRWMALRGHSAADCVRIYLTVARKWPFFGAKLFVAKPLATPSVEKSFIWFAVHEDGISILDYSSMRLTVTYTYKSLMTFGGYQDDFMLVVNNAQTKDKSTEKHLFAMTKPKILEITLLIASYINNFHQLKGAAHHLSAPALLAPQTGQKLKEMGSQPLLAINRPTKCPTLL from the exons ATGAAAACAGTACAATCTAAACTGCAAG AAGCTACTGGTAAGAAATCTGTTACTTCAACACAAAAACCTGGAGAGTGTCAGCGACTAAGCAGTTTGACTTTTGGATGCTTTTCAAATAGAGCAAGAAGTCCACAACCATCGCCTAAGCATGAAGAAACAAGCAAGGTTTCACTTAAAGAGTCAGACTACCCTGAAGGCAAAAACAAGCCAG AGAAGGATGTCCTGGAAACTACCTTTGCTGGTCCTGTACACGAGACAAATAAAGGTCAGAAGTCATTGCAACAGAGTTCCTCTGAGCAGAACAAAAATGTGAGAGCAAGCTGCTCATCCAAAGACATAGACAGTGACATGTCAAAGAACTCATGCACTACTGGGAGTGACTGGAGCTCAGATGAGGATGGAGGAGACAATAAAAGACTGAAATCCAGGTGTGCATCAACTCTTTCAAGCCACACATCTGAAAAGAATGCAAGGTACAGTAGAGTGGAGAGTGAAATGTATTTGACAGCATCTGATGACAGTAGTTCTCTCTTTGAAGAAGAGGGTTTTGATGTTAAGAGGACTCAGCAAAAGAAGCTATACTCATGGCAGCAAGGGTCCCAAAGAAAAGGCCTGAGCAATCTGGGTGGAAAGTGCAACTCTGACttcacaaggaaaaagaaagaccAAGATAGTTCTTCAGATGAACTGAATAAGAAATTTCAATCACAGAGGCTTGATTACTCATCCTCATCCAGTGAGACAAACACCCCAAGTCCAATCTTAACCCCTGCTCTGACACCCAAACACCCAATTCTAGCAACTTCTGCAGGTTCTCAGTGCACAACTCCATCCAATTTTCCCTCAAATTTGCCACATCCAAAGTTACGGACCCCTAATGTCTTCAGTCTAAATTCAGTGTTAGCAAAGAAACACCTaagccagccccagctgagtTCTGACAGAATGTTTGGTAGAAATAGAAATGCCATAAGCATGATCCGTCCATGGAGACCTCAGGAAACAGACATAGATCTGGTGGATGGAGAAGAGACTgatattttagagaaaatggAGATTGGCTGTGATGAAGGAGTGTTTACCTATGACTGCACTGAAGCACAAGATGCTGAAGCCCAGGAACTTTGTGATACAATGAAAAAAGGTACTAGCAACAAACCTCCAACACCTCCATTGCATCGATTTCCTTCCTGG GAAAGTAGAATTTATGCTGTTGCCAAATCTGGTTTAAGGATGTCTGAAGCCTTCAACATGGAATCTCTTAATAAAA gTGCTGTTTCACTAACTTCATGCTCTGTATCTGGATTATATACTTCTCTGATATATAAGAACATGACCACTCCTGTCTACACCACTTTGAAAGGG aaagcaaCTCAAATAAGCAACAGCCCATTTCTAGATGAGTCGTCAGGATCTGAGGAAGAAGACAGCTCTCGGTCCAGCTCTCGGACTTCTGAGTCTGATTCTCGAAGCAGAAGTGGTCCAGGGAGTCCTCGGGCTATGAAACGAG GTGCATCTCTGTCTTCTGTGACCTCAGAAAGTGACTATGCTATTCCTCCAGATGCATATTCAGTAGATACAGACTATTCAGAGCCAGAGCAGAAACTTCTTAAGACCTCATCCTCATCTAGtgataatggaaaaaat GAGCCTTTGGAAAAATCTGGATATCTGTTAAAAATGGGTGGTAAAGTAAAGACCTGGAAACGACGGTGGTTTGTCCTTAAAGGAGGTGAATTGCTATATTACAAATCTCCA AGTGATGTTATTCGAAAGCCTCAAGGTCAAATTGAGCTAAATGCATCCAGCCACATTGAAAGGGgtgatggaaaacaaacaattcAG CTAACCACAGAGAAACGAACATACTACCTGACTGCAGATTCCCCCAACATCTTAGAGGAATGGATCAAAGTACTGCAGAATGTTCTTAAAATACAGGCTGCCAGCCCACTCTTCGTACAGTCTGAAATCAAGCCAACCATGAAAGGACTACTAACAAAG GTGAAACACGGATATTCCAAAAGGGTTTGGTGTACCCTAGTTGGaaaaattctgtattatttCCGAAATCAAGAAGACAAG TTTCCTCTTGGTCAAATCAAGATTTTTGAGGCAAAGGTTGACGAAGTTGATAGATCCTGTGATTCTGATGAAGATTATGAAGCCAGTGGTCGCAGTTTATTATCAACCCATTACACTGTTGTTATCCACCCCAAAGACCAAGGACCCACTTACCTTCTTATAGGATCCAAACACGAGAAG gaCACATGGCTTTATCATCTGACAGTTGCAGCTGGAAGTACCAGTGTAAATGTTGGATCTGAGTTTGAACAACTTCTTTGCAAATTATTAAATGTGGAAGGTGATGCCA CTTCTCAAATTTGGAGACATCCTACCTTTTGCCACAGCAAAGAAGGAATTACCTCCCCTCTTACAACATTGCCATCAGAAGCCTTGCAAACTGAAGCGATTAAATTATTTAAG ACCTGCCAGTTGTTTATAAATGCTGCAGTTGACTCTCCTGCCATTGATTACCATGTATCTTTGGCCCAAAGTGCTTTGCAGATCTGCCTCACACATCCTGAACTTCAAAATGAGATCTGTTGCCAACTTATTAAACAGACCAGACGTCGACATCCACAAAACCAGGCAGGACCAATACAG GGCTTGCAGCTCTTGGCCCTCTGCGTTGGACTCTTTCTGCCCCAGCACCCATTCCTTTGGCTTCTTAAACTTCACTTAAAGAAGAATGCAGATTCCAG AACTGAATTTGGGAAATACGCTATATATTGCCAACGCTGTGTAGAACGTACCCAGCAGAATGGAGACCGAGAAGCCAGACCTTCCAGAATGGAAATCCTTTCCACTCTCCTGAGAAATCCTTACCATCACTCCCTGCCCTTCAGTATTCCAGTTCATTTCATGAATGGCATATATCAG GTTGTTGGGTTTGATGCTTCTACCACAGTAGAGGAATTTCTGAACACTCTGAACCAAGATACAGGGATGAGGAAACCAGCTCAGTCAGGATTTGCACTGTTTTCTGATGATCCCTCTGGCAAGGATATAGAGCACTGTCTTCAAGGAAACATCAAG ATCTGTGACATTATTTCAAAATGGGAGCAAGCCTCCAAAGAACAACACCCTGGGAAATGTGAAGGCACGAGGACTGTCCGCCTTACTTACAAAAACAG gctttatttttcagttcaagtTCATGGGGAGACAGacagagagaagctgctgctaGTGTATCAAACAAATGATCAAATAGTCAATGGACTTTTCCCTGTAAACAAAGAATTAGCAATGGAATTGACAGCCCTTTTAGCTCAG GTAGAGATTGGAGATTTTGAACGGCCTTTCTCAACTCCAGCAGGGCAAGTCACTTCCCAGTCTAAGTCCAATCAAACACTAAAGCAAGTTTTGGAGAGATTCTACCCTAAGAGATACAAGCAAGGTTGTTCAGAGGAACAGTTAAG ACAGCTTTGCCAGCGACTGTCGACAAGATGGATGGCTCTCCGTGGGCACAGTGCCGCAGACTGCGTGCGCATTTATCTCACCGTGGCCAGGAAATGGCCTTTCTTTGGGGCTAAATTGTTTGTGGCAAAA CCTCTAGCAACACCCTCAGTTGAGAAGTCCTTCATATGGTTTGCTGTCCATGAAGATGGCATAAGCATCCTGGATTACAGCTCCATG CGATTGACAGTTACATACACATATAAGAGTCTGATGACTTTTGGAGGCTATCAAGATGATTTTATGTTGGTTGTTAACAATGCTCAGACAAAGGACAAATCAactgaaaaacacctttttgcCATGACAAAACCAAAG ATTCTTGAGATCACTCTACTGATTGCCAGCTACATTAACAACTTTCATCAGCTAAAAGGAGCTGCTCAtcacctctctgctccagcGTTACTGGCGCCTCAAACTGGACAGAAACTCAAGGAAATGGGGAGCCAGCCACTTCTTGCAATCAACAGACCAACTAAATGTCCCACTTTGTTATGA
- the PLEKHH2 gene encoding pleckstrin homology domain-containing family H member 2 isoform X4, giving the protein MFNFGVTVNEISSPGKQDQRTVSRKEATGKKSVTSTQKPGECQRLSSLTFGCFSNRARSPQPSPKHEETSKVSLKESDYPEGKNKPEKDVLETTFAGPVHETNKGQKSLQQSSSEQNKNVRASCSSKDIDSDMSKNSCTTGSDWSSDEDGGDNKRLKSRCASTLSSHTSEKNARYSRVESEMYLTASDDSSSLFEEEGFDVKRTQQKKLYSWQQGSQRKGLSNLGGKCNSDFTRKKKDQDSSSDELNKKFQSQRLDYSSSSSETNTPSPILTPALTPKHPILATSAGSQCTTPSNFPSNLPHPKLRTPNVFSLNSVLAKKHLSQPQLSSDRMFGRNRNAISMIRPWRPQETDIDLVDGEETDILEKMEIGCDEGVFTYDCTEAQDAEAQELCDTMKKGTSNKPPTPPLHRFPSWESRIYAVAKSGLRMSEAFNMESLNKSAVSLTSCSVSGLYTSLIYKNMTTPVYTTLKGKATQISNSPFLDESSGSEEEDSSRSSSRTSESDSRSRSGPGSPRAMKRGASLSSVTSESDYAIPPDAYSVDTDYSEPEQKLLKTSSSSSDNGKNEPLEKSGYLLKMGGKVKTWKRRWFVLKGGELLYYKSPSDVIRKPQGQIELNASSHIERGDGKQTIQLTTEKRTYYLTADSPNILEEWIKVLQNVLKIQAASPLFVQSEIKPTMKGLLTKVKHGYSKRVWCTLVGKILYYFRNQEDKFPLGQIKIFEAKVDEVDRSCDSDEDYEASGRSLLSTHYTVVIHPKDQGPTYLLIGSKHEKDTWLYHLTVAAGSTSVNVGSEFEQLLCKLLNVEGDATSQIWRHPTFCHSKEGITSPLTTLPSEALQTEAIKLFKTCQLFINAAVDSPAIDYHVSLAQSALQICLTHPELQNEICCQLIKQTRRRHPQNQAGPIQGLQLLALCVGLFLPQHPFLWLLKLHLKKNADSRTEFGKYAIYCQRCVERTQQNGDREARPSRMEILSTLLRNPYHHSLPFSIPVHFMNGIYQVVGFDASTTVEEFLNTLNQDTGMRKPAQSGFALFSDDPSGKDIEHCLQGNIKICDIISKWEQASKEQHPGKCEGTRTVRLTYKNRLYFSVQVHGETDREKLLLVYQTNDQIVNGLFPVNKELAMELTALLAQVEIGDFERPFSTPAGQVTSQSKSNQTLKQVLERFYPKRYKQGCSEEQLRQLCQRLSTRWMALRGHSAADCVRIYLTVARKWPFFGAKLFVAKPLATPSVEKSFIWFAVHEDGISILDYSSMRLTVTYTYKSLMTFGGYQDDFMLVVNNAQTKDKSTEKHLFAMTKPKILEITLLIASYINNFHQLKGAAHHLSAPALLAPQTGQKLKEMGSQPLLAINRPTKCPTLL; this is encoded by the exons AAGCTACTGGTAAGAAATCTGTTACTTCAACACAAAAACCTGGAGAGTGTCAGCGACTAAGCAGTTTGACTTTTGGATGCTTTTCAAATAGAGCAAGAAGTCCACAACCATCGCCTAAGCATGAAGAAACAAGCAAGGTTTCACTTAAAGAGTCAGACTACCCTGAAGGCAAAAACAAGCCAG AGAAGGATGTCCTGGAAACTACCTTTGCTGGTCCTGTACACGAGACAAATAAAGGTCAGAAGTCATTGCAACAGAGTTCCTCTGAGCAGAACAAAAATGTGAGAGCAAGCTGCTCATCCAAAGACATAGACAGTGACATGTCAAAGAACTCATGCACTACTGGGAGTGACTGGAGCTCAGATGAGGATGGAGGAGACAATAAAAGACTGAAATCCAGGTGTGCATCAACTCTTTCAAGCCACACATCTGAAAAGAATGCAAGGTACAGTAGAGTGGAGAGTGAAATGTATTTGACAGCATCTGATGACAGTAGTTCTCTCTTTGAAGAAGAGGGTTTTGATGTTAAGAGGACTCAGCAAAAGAAGCTATACTCATGGCAGCAAGGGTCCCAAAGAAAAGGCCTGAGCAATCTGGGTGGAAAGTGCAACTCTGACttcacaaggaaaaagaaagaccAAGATAGTTCTTCAGATGAACTGAATAAGAAATTTCAATCACAGAGGCTTGATTACTCATCCTCATCCAGTGAGACAAACACCCCAAGTCCAATCTTAACCCCTGCTCTGACACCCAAACACCCAATTCTAGCAACTTCTGCAGGTTCTCAGTGCACAACTCCATCCAATTTTCCCTCAAATTTGCCACATCCAAAGTTACGGACCCCTAATGTCTTCAGTCTAAATTCAGTGTTAGCAAAGAAACACCTaagccagccccagctgagtTCTGACAGAATGTTTGGTAGAAATAGAAATGCCATAAGCATGATCCGTCCATGGAGACCTCAGGAAACAGACATAGATCTGGTGGATGGAGAAGAGACTgatattttagagaaaatggAGATTGGCTGTGATGAAGGAGTGTTTACCTATGACTGCACTGAAGCACAAGATGCTGAAGCCCAGGAACTTTGTGATACAATGAAAAAAGGTACTAGCAACAAACCTCCAACACCTCCATTGCATCGATTTCCTTCCTGG GAAAGTAGAATTTATGCTGTTGCCAAATCTGGTTTAAGGATGTCTGAAGCCTTCAACATGGAATCTCTTAATAAAA gTGCTGTTTCACTAACTTCATGCTCTGTATCTGGATTATATACTTCTCTGATATATAAGAACATGACCACTCCTGTCTACACCACTTTGAAAGGG aaagcaaCTCAAATAAGCAACAGCCCATTTCTAGATGAGTCGTCAGGATCTGAGGAAGAAGACAGCTCTCGGTCCAGCTCTCGGACTTCTGAGTCTGATTCTCGAAGCAGAAGTGGTCCAGGGAGTCCTCGGGCTATGAAACGAG GTGCATCTCTGTCTTCTGTGACCTCAGAAAGTGACTATGCTATTCCTCCAGATGCATATTCAGTAGATACAGACTATTCAGAGCCAGAGCAGAAACTTCTTAAGACCTCATCCTCATCTAGtgataatggaaaaaat GAGCCTTTGGAAAAATCTGGATATCTGTTAAAAATGGGTGGTAAAGTAAAGACCTGGAAACGACGGTGGTTTGTCCTTAAAGGAGGTGAATTGCTATATTACAAATCTCCA AGTGATGTTATTCGAAAGCCTCAAGGTCAAATTGAGCTAAATGCATCCAGCCACATTGAAAGGGgtgatggaaaacaaacaattcAG CTAACCACAGAGAAACGAACATACTACCTGACTGCAGATTCCCCCAACATCTTAGAGGAATGGATCAAAGTACTGCAGAATGTTCTTAAAATACAGGCTGCCAGCCCACTCTTCGTACAGTCTGAAATCAAGCCAACCATGAAAGGACTACTAACAAAG GTGAAACACGGATATTCCAAAAGGGTTTGGTGTACCCTAGTTGGaaaaattctgtattatttCCGAAATCAAGAAGACAAG TTTCCTCTTGGTCAAATCAAGATTTTTGAGGCAAAGGTTGACGAAGTTGATAGATCCTGTGATTCTGATGAAGATTATGAAGCCAGTGGTCGCAGTTTATTATCAACCCATTACACTGTTGTTATCCACCCCAAAGACCAAGGACCCACTTACCTTCTTATAGGATCCAAACACGAGAAG gaCACATGGCTTTATCATCTGACAGTTGCAGCTGGAAGTACCAGTGTAAATGTTGGATCTGAGTTTGAACAACTTCTTTGCAAATTATTAAATGTGGAAGGTGATGCCA CTTCTCAAATTTGGAGACATCCTACCTTTTGCCACAGCAAAGAAGGAATTACCTCCCCTCTTACAACATTGCCATCAGAAGCCTTGCAAACTGAAGCGATTAAATTATTTAAG ACCTGCCAGTTGTTTATAAATGCTGCAGTTGACTCTCCTGCCATTGATTACCATGTATCTTTGGCCCAAAGTGCTTTGCAGATCTGCCTCACACATCCTGAACTTCAAAATGAGATCTGTTGCCAACTTATTAAACAGACCAGACGTCGACATCCACAAAACCAGGCAGGACCAATACAG GGCTTGCAGCTCTTGGCCCTCTGCGTTGGACTCTTTCTGCCCCAGCACCCATTCCTTTGGCTTCTTAAACTTCACTTAAAGAAGAATGCAGATTCCAG AACTGAATTTGGGAAATACGCTATATATTGCCAACGCTGTGTAGAACGTACCCAGCAGAATGGAGACCGAGAAGCCAGACCTTCCAGAATGGAAATCCTTTCCACTCTCCTGAGAAATCCTTACCATCACTCCCTGCCCTTCAGTATTCCAGTTCATTTCATGAATGGCATATATCAG GTTGTTGGGTTTGATGCTTCTACCACAGTAGAGGAATTTCTGAACACTCTGAACCAAGATACAGGGATGAGGAAACCAGCTCAGTCAGGATTTGCACTGTTTTCTGATGATCCCTCTGGCAAGGATATAGAGCACTGTCTTCAAGGAAACATCAAG ATCTGTGACATTATTTCAAAATGGGAGCAAGCCTCCAAAGAACAACACCCTGGGAAATGTGAAGGCACGAGGACTGTCCGCCTTACTTACAAAAACAG gctttatttttcagttcaagtTCATGGGGAGACAGacagagagaagctgctgctaGTGTATCAAACAAATGATCAAATAGTCAATGGACTTTTCCCTGTAAACAAAGAATTAGCAATGGAATTGACAGCCCTTTTAGCTCAG GTAGAGATTGGAGATTTTGAACGGCCTTTCTCAACTCCAGCAGGGCAAGTCACTTCCCAGTCTAAGTCCAATCAAACACTAAAGCAAGTTTTGGAGAGATTCTACCCTAAGAGATACAAGCAAGGTTGTTCAGAGGAACAGTTAAG ACAGCTTTGCCAGCGACTGTCGACAAGATGGATGGCTCTCCGTGGGCACAGTGCCGCAGACTGCGTGCGCATTTATCTCACCGTGGCCAGGAAATGGCCTTTCTTTGGGGCTAAATTGTTTGTGGCAAAA CCTCTAGCAACACCCTCAGTTGAGAAGTCCTTCATATGGTTTGCTGTCCATGAAGATGGCATAAGCATCCTGGATTACAGCTCCATG CGATTGACAGTTACATACACATATAAGAGTCTGATGACTTTTGGAGGCTATCAAGATGATTTTATGTTGGTTGTTAACAATGCTCAGACAAAGGACAAATCAactgaaaaacacctttttgcCATGACAAAACCAAAG ATTCTTGAGATCACTCTACTGATTGCCAGCTACATTAACAACTTTCATCAGCTAAAAGGAGCTGCTCAtcacctctctgctccagcGTTACTGGCGCCTCAAACTGGACAGAAACTCAAGGAAATGGGGAGCCAGCCACTTCTTGCAATCAACAGACCAACTAAATGTCCCACTTTGTTATGA